The Triticum urartu cultivar G1812 chromosome 6, Tu2.1, whole genome shotgun sequence genome includes the window CCAAATAGGGTGGCAATCCTATTCCCCGCATAAGCGTGCATCCTGGCAACAAATGTCCTGCTATATTTGTTTTTGAGGGATATGTCCTGCTATCTGGGCCGTCCCATTTGCAGTTTCCTGTGTTTTTCTTTCCatttttcagattttcatttttatTCTGATCATTTTCCTTTTCTTTATCTATTTTTACTTTTCCCTTTTCACTTTCATGAACATTATGCTAAAACCCATTGAATTATTCCATGTGGTAATATTTTTAAATTTGATAAATATTTGAAATTTGGAACGTTTCAGAAATTCGGgatttttttcaaatttcagAAACATTTTGATATGTTTAAAAACAGGAATATTttaaaaaatatgaaaaaaacAAAATTTATCAGTATTTGTTTAATCAAGGAACTTAATTTTCAAATTCATGTAATTTTCGACTTTCAGAACATTTATAATACGAGGATAATTTCCAAATTCAGGAACATTTCTTTATATTCGGGAATAGTTTTCCAAATtctaaacattttttgaaattccaaacctttttatattttccaaacatttttCTAAAATTCGTGAACACTTTTATAAGTTCAATAAtcacaaaaagaaaaagaagaaacaGGGTGTCTGCTGTGTCTAATCCTATATCAGGCCTGCGGGCATCATATAAGGGCTGCTTCGCTGAATGTGTCCCTCCCGACCCACACTATTTTGGACCAGTCCACGGTCGGCCTCGTTGTTTCTGCTCTTTTTATGTTTTGTATCAAAAAAAGTTGTCCTTTTCTGTTTCTATTTCccccttttcttttcctttctcttttctgtttctgtttctttttattttattttattttaaaaatATATTTTTCTGTGTATTATGCAAAAATTCACTATGTATTACAAAAATGTTCACCATATATTAAGAAAATGTTCACAGTATATTACAAAAAAGCGAACTATGCattataaaaatgtgtatcaCATATTAAGAAATGTTTTATGTGTACTCAAAATTTCTTCAACGTATATATTACAAAAAATTTCTAAGTGTACTAAAAACATTGTAGCGTATATATTCATATTTTCGAAAATGTTTGAGAAAAAAAAGCAGAAAAATAAACTGAGGCACCATAGTATAGGTTATCTACATTATGTTTTTTTAATCTAACTGCAAATGCAAATGGGACGGCCAAATAGTTTTATGCATGGTGTAAATAGATTTGGGATTTTATTGGAATAATTTTAGCATTAAAAATGATTTAATATATGCCAATATATGTTGCAAGCATCTGGACATTTTTTTGGAAATAAATTGACATGTGAAAGCgtttcaaatatatttttgtTTAAATAATAATTGTTCATAATTTTTATGAAAATAATTTTTCTTTTATAcataatttttttgaacttaCACGATGAACATTTGTacaatatatgttgttgtttAAATACAGTattaatatttttttaaaatataTGAAATATTTAAATACAGCCTGCAGATTTTATACATGGCGGACATTCTTTAATAGATGATGGCAAATTTTCAAAAAGGAAATGGATATATTTTCGATACACCATGACCTTTTTATATTGATTTAAAAAAATCATACAATATTTTGCATCGTAAACGTGTTTTAATAGCACACTTTTGAAGCTTTTCATTAAATTTTAAACAAAAAATCTTTATAGGGTCACTTTGTGGGCGCGCTTATAGGAAAATTGTTGGCATTTGCCCTGACCCTTGACGCGCCAAATAGGGTGGCCAATCCTATTCCCTGCATGACGCGGGTAATACCGAGAAAACGCGCATCCCTGGCAAGAGATTTCCTGGGCCGACCCATTCCCAGTTTTCCTGCTATATGCTATTGTAATATACTCAGTACATACATGTATCACCcgcaaaaataaaaaaataataatattacATGTGACTATGGCTAGTTGGCTACACTGGCGGCAAAGCATCATCTGCCGGCGGTTCCATCTCTACAGCCGCCACTTTGGCGGTAACCGTCCGCGGTGGCGAGAGGTCGCACCGGCAAACAGGGCAAGTCGTGTGCGAGTGCAGCCACATGTCTATGCACTCGACATGGAAGAGGTGCTTGCACGCCGGCAGCTGCCGCACCATCTCGCCGTCCTCAAGGTCTTCCAAGCACACGGAGCACGGCTGGCCGCTCCCGCCGCACTCCAGGTCCAGGTCCGCACCGCCGGCCTCGGCGCCACGGGACGTGTACGCGAACGTGGGCAACGACTCGGTGGCTGCCTTACCGAGCCCAGTTCGGCATGCTGCCACCCAGGGCACGCCCGCCGCGACCTCACGCTCGGCGCCTCTCCGCCCGCTCTCCGGCGCGAGGCATGCCACGAGCCCGAAGGCAGCCAGCGCCAGGCCGGCGAACAGGAACGCCTTCCAGACGCTGGCGGTGGCGACGAGCACGCAGAACACGAGCACGGACACGAAGGACGCCGTGACGCCGTAGCAGGCGCCGCACCCGGCGCTCCCGTCGCCGCGGAACCACGCCGGGAGCCTTGCGAACAGACTGGACATGATCACTCGCGCGCTAACGTTTGAGGTGGTAGCTCTGTGACTGTCCTCTGTGAACTTGCCCTCGTGTGTGCACTGCAGAGTTTGCGTTGTGggcggtggcaagaaatagtctgcgtTTGAGCTCGAGAATTAGAGCGCGGGGCTGGAGATGGAGCGCGGCAGCCGCCGTCCCGTAGCTGCGTGGCGCGCGAAAGATAAACTCGGTGCTTCTTTGACGAAGAGATCACGGTGTTTATTTGACGAGAAGTGCGTGTTTTCACCTCCCGTTTCTGGTCAAGTTTCATGCGCCGGACATTAGTTAATTATTTCTTGAGGGAGCCATTAGCGAACTGTTGTGATGGTAAAATGATACGGCACGGTGGAAAGCGACAGAAGAGAGGTCGACTGTATCCACTAGCCAGTATGGTCAACCGGGCTATATTTCATGTTTTAATTTGTTTGGGGCGTGCTGACTTCACATATAAAATTAGCATAACCCTGTCATGAACTTGGCTAGGAAGAACGTGTGATCTAATGCACTCCCTCTGTAAAAAACGTAAGATCGTTTAGATCACCTCTATTATTGTGCACAAGTGATTTATGCATGAGCAGCTGGAGTTCCTtatagtaggactccacatcagATGTTTGTCTAATGTCTAAAGCTTGGCCCATGTGTTTGTAATATTGATCTTTACCAAATTTTTGGGAGAGAATTCTTTATTTGGCTCTTCCTTCAAATTTGCCTTCTTTTTTGGCCCAAAACAaaaatttctttcttttttgacACTTAAATTTCATTTTGTTCCTTCAATGACATTTTTGTCTATTGCCACTCACGGTGTTAAGTGTTAGGTAAAAAGACCATTTTGCCCCTACTACACTATGTGACTATCCCGGACATCTAAGTTAGACACAAATCAGTTCACCAATTTTTTTAAAGATGTTCACAGATATTTTGCATATATATTTTTCAATATTTTTTCCTTAGCTAAACTGATATGTGCGTACAAAAGCCGTAGAAATCATCTGCAGAACttgtattatcatatctatatcATGTTTACAACATTGGTTAATTTATCACGTTCCAAAGTATATTAGACATACTACTAACTCTTCTAGCTAACACACGTTTATAACTATAGTACAGTACACAAAATATCCAAACAAGTATACtagtgtactccctccgtcccagcACCTGTGCTTCCTCTCTCGCATAGCAAGTTGTACACATCGCAAAAATAGTTTACCGAAAAAGGATTTCCCCCCGCTTTATATACAAAGCAACCAACCAAGCTATACAAGGATAGATATCGAGACGGAAGCAGCATAGTCACGCCCAAAAGAAACGACAGAGAAAGAGCAAAAAAAACAAATGCCGACAGCGGCGGATCAACGAAAACGAAAAAGCCTCGCGATCGCTGTGTTCACCGGGATCTTCCACTAGGCTTCAACACTCCAAAGCGCCGGCACCtatcaacacctccaagaaggatcGCGACGATGACGACACTGCTGCCAAGGGTTTCCCCCGATACACGACGAGGCGAGAGGAAGGATAGCCCCCGACGCCCTCCCGGAAGGTCAGGTGGCACCCACAGGCGCCACCGCGCCGGTGTCGGCCAAGCCGACAGGGGTTTCCCCCGATCCCAACCCGCACCTCGAGCACTCCGAAGCCAGCCACCAAACCAACCATCACCCAGCGCCAATACGGTCAAGAGGCCCCCATGCCGTCTCACCACGACACCGTGAAGTGAGGACAACACGACGAAGAATCAAAGCCGAGACTAGGGCATCAGCACCGTCGGCACGCGGGAGGGCCCCACCTCCACCGTCGGCGATGGTAGCTATCCGGACGCAATAGCAGGAGCACACCAGGCTCTTAGGCCCACAGGCCCGGCCGAGCCCTCATGGGCCCGTCTCGTGGGCCCGTAAAGCTCCCACCCTCGCGCTGCTGCCAGCATGCGCCGGCGTCGCCGCCCACATCCGAGCCGCTCCTCCTCCACACCGAGCCGCAGATAGCGAGGCCACGTCGACGCGGCCCGCTAGGACCCAGATGGGGCCCTaagggcccagatctgggccggGGGCGCGCCGCCGGCCACCAGCGCCACCAGGCCACCCCGCCGCCAAGGGGAAGCGCCACCATCGCGCCGACCGCCGGCCCCCGCTACCACGACGCCGGACCACCGCCTGCCGAGCTGCACCCGCCGCCGAGCCCTACCCTGGGAAGGGCGCTGCGCGTGGGGGAAAAGAaggcccgccgccgccgagccacCCGGCCAGATCCAGGGGCGCCGTCCGGCGGCGGCAGGGGAGGGGGAATGGAGTGGTGGGGGCGAGGAAAGGATGCGGAGGAGCCGCCCCGGCCGCCGCCTAGGGAGGCGGCGCGAGGCGGAGTCGGGAGTCGGAGGCAGTTGGTAGTAGATTTGGTCTAGTACCGTACCGTAGTACGTGTGTTCCTCTCTCCTCGCAAAAATAGTTTCTGTCGTCGAATTTACGTACGAGAGTTCCCGACGAGAAATCCGTGCGATTCCATCAAAAGACAATAGCTAATGGATCCAGTTGAAGCTATAGCCTAGGCGTTCACTTGTACGTGTACGTACGTTGCTAGGAAATTAATCAAGCTCTGCTTACAAGAATCAATCAAGCTATCTATGTGTTTGTTTAAGGCTAACTTTGCACGCATGCATACCAGCTTCTCGTGGATTTATTCTACCGATCTAAAACTAACACCGAAGCAGAGGATCCCTCACCCTCCGCCGTGCCAGCTCCAGCAACAGCATTGACACGGGGTGAGGAACAGGGGAGCGTTTTCTTCCTTTTTACGAGCGAGCTAAAGCAGGGGTAAAAAGGAATTTTTAGGTTGCACTTGACGGTGTTAGTGACCAAAACTAACGAAAATGTCATCAAGGAAACAAAATGAAGTTTGGATATCAAAAAGGGAAGAAACTTTATTATTAGGGCCAAAAAGGAAAGCAGATTTTAAGAATGAgccaaataaggaattctctcaaTTTTTGGTCTACTGCTACACATAGTTGATACCATGTATCTATATCATGTTGTGCCTCATAAGCTGGTAGCCAGAAGGCTGCCGTGGTAGTGAAATATAGGGTACCATAGGAGGCCTTCGTATGTTTCCAGGAAACAAAAATGGAAGTTGTATCCCGTGACTTAATTAGGCAATGCCTTGGTAATAGATTTGAAAACTACTATTACTTGCTGGCGGTGGGCACCCGAGGTGGAATCCTCATTGCGCGGGATGATACGGTAGTCTCGATGTCCAACCCGCACACCACTACAAACACTTCGACGGCGTTGGTGCAGCCGCATGGAGCCCCGGTTTGGTGGCTCACAGGCGTTTACGGGCCCGAGTCGGATACCGATAAGGTGGCGTTTCTTTCTGAATTGGAAGAGATTCGGGACTTGCATGATGGGCCGTGGACACTGGCGGGTGACTTCAACCCGCTCGCGAACCCAGAGGACAAGAATAATGAGCTAATCATCCGTCGGATGATCGCACGGTTTAGAGCCAAGCTAAATCTGCTGGAGCTCAAAGAGCTATACCTACTTGGGAGGCGGTACACGTGGAGCAATGAAAGGAGACTCCCCACGTTGGAAAAGATTGACCATGTGTTCACTACGAACTCATGGGAGGACTTGCACCCATCCTGCTTGCTTACAACACTGGGCTCGGCGGTATCCGACCATTGCCCGCTCCTACTTGATCTAGACGCGGGTTTTCATATGGGAAGGTGTTTCCGCTTTGAATCTTTTTGTCCAAAAGCAGAGGGGTTCATACGTCGTCGTAGAAGCCTGGCACTCGGTTCCATCGCCAGGGAACCCGTTCAAAGTACTAGACTGCAAACTATGGGCTATGGCAAAGAAACTTCAGCGGTGGAGCGAGCGACGGATAGGTAACATCAAGATGCAAATCCTAATCGCTCATGAGATCATGTACCGGCTGGACTCTCGCATCCTCTCTGAGCAGGAGCATGGGCTGCGCAAAGTGCCTAAGAAGAAGTTGTTGGGATTAAGCTCTCTCGAAAGGACAATTGCTCGGCAAAGATCCCGCATGCTTAAGCTCAAGGAGGGGGACGCCAATACCGGCTTTTTCCATCGCCATGCATGCCACAGACAACGTAAGAATGCCATCCTTACTTTGCGTCACAACGGCGACATCTTCATCGACGAAGAGAACATTGCTAAAGCAGTTGACGCCCACTTCTCGAGCACCTTTGGCTCACCACAGCCACGGACACATGCCCTGGATTTGGACAGATTGGAGCTACCGACAAGGGACTTGACACACCTGGAGACGCCTTTCTTACCGGAGGAAGTGGAGAAGGTTATCAAAGCGATGCCGCTAGACAAGGTACCGCGCCCGGACGACTTCACGGGACGGTTCTACGCAACCTGTTGGCCGATCATCAAGGTTGACTTCATGAGGGCAATGGATCAGTTCTTCTGTGGAGATACACGAGGGTTGGCGGCTATCAATAGAGCCGTGGTAACCCTCCTACCAAAGAAGGATGGTGCCAACGATCTAAACGAGTACCGGCCAGTGAGCCTGATTCATGGCGCAACCAAGATTTTTGACAAAGTCCTTCCCACAAGATTGGTGGACGAGCTGCCTTTTCTGGTGGGTAATCACCAAAGTGCCTTtgtcaggggccgctctctgcaCGACAACTTCATGCTCGTCCAGTGCACGATACGAAGGTTGCATGCGCTCAAAGATCCAACGGTGCTGCTCAAGCTCGACATTTCAGAGGCTTTTGACACGGTTAAGTGGCCCTTCCTATTGGAGGTCATGACACGGATGGGCTTTGGGAGAAAGTGGATCACATGGATCTATGGACTACTTGCCACCTCGACCACAAAGATTGCGGTGAACGGAGTGCCAGGGGCTACAATATACAACGCGTGCGGACTTCAGCATGGCGATCCAGTCTCCCCTATGCCTTTTATCTTGTGCATGGAGCCGCTACAGTCCCTATTCAAGAAGGCCACTGATCGGGGCATATTCGGCCCCTAGCTCGAGTCGGAGTCCACCAGCGAGTATCTATGTTCGCCGACGATGTAATGGTTTTCTTCAAACCCATGGACCAAGATATACGGGCCTGTCGGGAGATCCTGGCACTCTTCGGGGCAGCCTCGGGCCTCATGGTGAATTTATCCAAAAAGCGCAGCACTACCCATTAGGTGCTCGCCCGTGGAGATGGACTCGGTTTGCCGCTCACTGGCCTGCACAAGTGCATCGTTACCAAGCAAGTATCTGGGCCTCCCACTCACGATCTAGAAGGCCACTGCCGCACAGTTTCAGTATCTGGTGGAACAATTCTCTAGTCG containing:
- the LOC125516592 gene encoding RING-H2 finger protein ATL32-like, producing MSSLFARLPAWFRGDGSAGCGACYGVTASFVSVLVFCVLVATASVWKAFLFAGLALAAFGLVACLAPESGRRGAEREVAAGVPWVAACRTGLGKAATESLPTFAYTSRGAEAGGADLDLECGGSGQPCSVCLEDLEDGEMVRQLPACKHLFHVECIDMWLHSHTTCPVCRCDLSPPRTVTAKVAAVEMEPPADDALPPV